The following proteins are co-located in the Phyllostomus discolor isolate MPI-MPIP mPhyDis1 chromosome 1, mPhyDis1.pri.v3, whole genome shotgun sequence genome:
- the EPC1 gene encoding enhancer of polycomb homolog 1 isoform X3, translating to MEHHLQRAISAQQVYGEKRDNMVIPVPEAESNIAYYESIYPGEFKMPKQLIHIQPFSLDAEQPDYDLDSEDEVFVNKLKKKMDICPLQFEEMIDRLEKGSGQQPVSLQEAKLLLKEDDELIREVYEYWIKKRKSCRGPSLIPSVKQEKRDGSSTNDPYVAFRRRTEKMQTRKNRKNDEASYEKMLKLRRDLSRAVTILEMIKRREKSKRELLHLTLEIMEKRYNLGDYNGEIVSEVMAQRQPVKPTYAIPIIPITNSNQFKHQEAVDVKEFKINKQDKADLIRPKRKYEKKPKVLPSSAAAPPPQQMGPAAMPVFNAKDLNQYDFPSSDEEPLSQVLSGSSEAEEENDPDGPFAFRRKAGCQYYAPHLDQTGNWPWTSPKDGGLGDVRYRYCLTTLTVPQRCIGFARRRVGRGGRVLLDRAHSDYDSVFRHLDLELLSSPQHSPVNQSANTSETNTSDKSFSKDLSQILVNIKSCRWRHFRPRTPSLHDSDNDELSCRKLYRSITRTGTAQPGTQSCSTSTQSKSSGSAHFAFTAEQYQQHQQQLALMQKQQLAQIQQQQANSNSSTNTSQNLASIQQKSGFRLNLHHNHSVQGLERTLQGFVSKTLDSASAQFAASALVTSEQLMGFKMKDDVVLGIGVNGVLPASGVYKGLHLSSTTPTAPVHMSPSAAGSTLLQPSNMTQTSSSHSALSHPVTAANSATTQVLIGNNIRLTVPSSVAAVNSIAPINARHIPRTLSAVPSSALKLASTANCQVSKVSSSSSVDSAPRENHESEKPALNNIADKTVAMEVT from the exons CTTTTAGTTTGGATGCTGAGCAGCCTGACTATGATTTGGATTCTGAAGATGAAGTAtttgtgaataaattaaaaaagaaaatggacatttGCCCATTACAATTTGAGGAGATGATTGACCGTCTAGAAAAAGGAAGTGGTCAGCAG cCAGTCAGTCTGCAGGAAGCCAAATTACTACTAAAAGAAGATGATGAATTAATTAGAGAAGTATATGAATACtggattaaaaagagaaaaagctgtCGAGGGCCATCTCTTATCCCATCAGTAAAACAAGAGAAGCGAGATGGTTCCAGCACAAATGATCCTTATGTGGCTTTTAGAAGACGCACTGAAAAAATGCAAACTCGAAAA AATCGCAAAAATGATGAAGCCtcttatgaaaaaatgctcaagcTGCGTCGAGATCTAAGTCGAGCTGTTACTATTTTAGAGAtgattaaaagaagagaaaagagtaaAAGGGAGCTATTGCACTTAACACTGGAAATTATGGAAAAGAG gTATAATTTGGGTGACTACAATGGAGAGATTGTGTCTGAGGTTATGGCACAAAGACAGCCAGTGAAACCTACTTATGCCATCCCCATCATCCCTATTACTAATAGCAATCAGTTTAAACATCAGGAAGCAGTGGATGTGAAGGAGTTTAAAATCAATAAG CAAGATAAAGCTGATCTTATCCGACCTAAACGTAAATATGAAAAGAAGCCTAAAGTCTTACCATcgtctgctgctgctcctcctcctcaacAGATGGGTCCTGCTGCCATGCCAGTCTTTAATGCTAAAGATTTAAATCAGTATGATTTCCCCAGCTCAGATGAAGAACCTCTCTCCCAG GTTTTGTCTGGTTCTTCGGAAGCTGAGGAAGAGAATGATCCAGATGGTCCCTTTGCTTTCCGTAGGAAAGCAGGCTGTCAGTACTATGCT cctcactTAGACCAAACTGGCAACTGGCCTTGGACAAGTCCTAAAGACGGAGGATTAGGGGATGTGCGATATAGATATTGCTTAACTACCCTCACCGTACCCCAAAGATGTATTGGATTTGCACGAAGACGGGTTGGACGTGGTGGAAG GGTCTTACTGGACAGAGCTCACTCAGATTATGACAGTGTGTTTCGCCATCTGGATTTGGAACTGCTGTCCTCACCACAACATTCTCCAGTCAATCAGTCTGCCAATACCTCAGAAACAAATACCTCGGACAAATCTTTCTCTAAAGACCTCAGTCAGATACTAGTCAATATCAAGTCGTGTAGATGGCGGCATTTTAGGCCTCGGACACCATCCCTACATGACAGTGACAATGATGAACTCTCCTGTAGAAAATTATATAGGAGTATAACTCGAACAGGAACAGCACAGCCTGGGACCCAGTCATGCAGTACCTCTACGCAAAGTAAAAGCAGTGGTTCAGCACACTTTG CATTTACAGCCGAACAATACCAGCAACATCAACAACAACTGGCACTAATGCAGAAACAGCAGCTTGCACAAATTCAGCAACAGCAAGCAAATAGTAATTCCTCCACCAACACTTCACAG AACCTTGCATCTATCCAGCAGAAAAGTGGCTTTCGCCTGAATCTACATCATAACCATTCTGTACAGGGTTTAGAAAGAACGTTACAG ggtTTTGTTTCCAAAACTTTGGATTCTGCTAGTGCTCAATTTGCTGCTTCTGCTTTGGTGACATCAGAACAACTGATGGGATTCAAGATGAAGGATGATGTGGTGCTTGGGATTGGGGTGAATGGCGTCCTTCCAGCCTCAG gAGTATATAAGGGCTTACACCTCAGTAGTACTACACCAACAGCACCAGTACATATGAGTCCATCAGCAGCAGGTTCAACTTTGTTACAGCCTTCAAACATGACACAGACTTCAAGTTCCCACAGTGCACTGAGTCATCCAGTAACTGCTGCCAATTCTGCAACAACTCAGGTTCTGATTGGGAACAACATTCGATTAACTGTCCCTTCATCAGTCGCCGCTGTAAACTCTATTGCCCCCATAAATGCACGGCACATACCCAGGACTTTAAGTGCTGTTCCATCGTCTGCCTTAAAGCTGGCCTCCACAGCAAACTGTCAAGTTTCCAAGGTTTCGTCTTCATCCTCTGTAGATTCAGCCCCAAG GGAAAATCATGAATCAGAAAAGCCAGCACTGAACAACATAGCAGACAAGACAGTCGCAATGGAGGTGACGTAG